One genomic segment of Sphingorhabdus sp. M41 includes these proteins:
- the rapZ gene encoding RNase adapter RapZ — protein MSEKLVKPVLLVTGLSGAGKSTALKTLEDIGWETIDNFPFRLVERLLKTPPSTSRGDSDPPLAIGFDSRTRGFEPDKLIKGVKRLQKKQDYQISTLYLDCAGGELERRYSETRRRHPLALDRPAKQGIALERTMLAPFRSWADHVIDTTDLTANDLQREIRQQFTLDKDAVTTITLTSFGFSRGIPNNIDLLFDVRFLANPFWNSELKLMTGLDTEVAEYIGRDPAYVEAIERFVDMLKFLLPRYQEAGKAYVNIGIGCTGGRHRSVHVAERLSKDLHAAGFSPNVLHRNLASRPMEALESMQKSNGNRGI, from the coding sequence ATGAGCGAAAAACTTGTCAAACCGGTCCTGCTGGTCACCGGCCTATCCGGGGCTGGAAAATCAACGGCGTTGAAAACGCTGGAAGATATCGGCTGGGAAACGATCGACAATTTCCCGTTTCGACTGGTGGAGCGCTTGCTGAAAACACCGCCATCAACTTCCCGGGGCGACAGCGACCCGCCGCTGGCAATTGGTTTTGACAGCCGGACCAGAGGATTTGAGCCGGACAAGCTGATCAAGGGCGTAAAGCGTCTGCAGAAGAAACAGGATTATCAAATTTCCACACTTTATCTGGATTGTGCGGGCGGTGAACTGGAACGGCGCTATAGCGAAACCAGGCGCAGGCATCCGCTGGCTCTGGACCGCCCGGCAAAACAGGGTATCGCGCTGGAGCGAACCATGTTGGCACCATTCCGAAGCTGGGCGGACCACGTGATCGACACCACCGATCTGACCGCCAACGACCTGCAGCGCGAAATCAGGCAACAGTTCACGCTGGACAAGGATGCGGTGACGACGATCACGCTCACCAGCTTCGGCTTCTCCCGGGGCATACCCAATAATATTGATCTGCTGTTTGATGTCCGTTTTCTGGCCAACCCGTTCTGGAATTCGGAGCTCAAGCTGATGACCGGACTCGACACCGAGGTGGCAGAATATATCGGCAGGGATCCCGCTTATGTCGAAGCGATAGAAAGATTTGTCGACATGCTCAAATTCCTGCTTCCGCGCTATCAGGAGGCCGGCAAGGCCTATGTCAATATTGGCATCGGTTGCACTGGCGGGCGTCACAGATCGGTACATGTAGCGGAGCGTCTGAGCAAAGACTTGCACGCGGCCGGCTTTTCGCCCAATGTCCTGCATCGCAATTTGGCGTCAAGGCCAATGGAAGCGCTGGAATCTATGCAGAAATCGAACGGGAACAGGGGAATTTAA
- a CDS encoding HPr kinase/phosphorylase: protein MTSKTGDDDRATIHATAVAIAGAGLLIRGKSGLGKSDLALRLVDRGATLVSDDQVDIRREGQNLLLSPPTSLAGKLEVRALGICECDHVSDVALKLIIDLKEHPDRFPMDRQSMFLLGIKVPSCTLNAMEASAAIKAEWALHRIMQGATES, encoded by the coding sequence ATGACCAGCAAGACCGGAGACGATGACCGGGCAACGATTCACGCAACTGCCGTCGCTATTGCTGGTGCCGGCCTGCTGATTCGCGGAAAGTCCGGATTGGGCAAATCGGATCTTGCCTTGCGTCTTGTCGACCGCGGTGCCACGCTGGTCAGCGATGATCAGGTAGACATCAGGCGCGAGGGCCAGAATTTGCTGCTCAGCCCGCCGACCAGCCTTGCCGGCAAGCTGGAGGTTCGCGCGCTCGGCATTTGCGAGTGTGACCATGTTTCCGACGTAGCGCTAAAATTGATCATCGACCTGAAAGAACATCCCGATCGCTTCCCGATGGATCGACAAAGCATGTTTTTGCTGGGAATAAAGGTCCCATCCTGTACATTGAACGCTATGGAAGCGAGCGCAGCAATCAAGGCAGAATGGGCTTTGCACCGGATAATGCAGGGCGCGACAGAATCATGA
- a CDS encoding ATP-binding protein, with protein sequence MEPDIATRNEGGQDEESGLSLRWSARLSLTTRILVVNVLAIALLAGGLFYLNNYRDRLTEERLTQARMQLTIIADALSAENAEHRNALVRQFSSHLGARLRLYTPDGTKITDSFALAKPTYEFVDPDREPLRKDIARILDRTIESVVFSAPIPDFSEPSDDIARNWPELVAAGTEPQAISSVSFAPDRTPVITAGKALPDGTGSILLTANARDITRIVRAERSSVLLVILVAATVSILLSLFLARTIVRPIRKLARAAVRVRMGRSDEIAIPRMPGRRDEIGQLSRALSDMSAALRHRINATEAFAADVSHEIKNPLASLRSALEGLERVDDPDLQRQLLDVANDDVRRIDRLINDISDASRVDAELARARFDPIDIGNMLEQLLAAREQRASNLGVHIAFARPARDVAKVMGDGGRLERVFSNLLDNAVSFSPEGGLVEILATPDGDEIVIHVADEGPGVQPEQREQVFQRFHSDRPDGEAFGKHSGLGLAIAKTIVEGHQGTIKILDRPGGQSGACFEIRLPKAPE encoded by the coding sequence ATGGAGCCGGATATCGCTACACGGAATGAAGGCGGACAGGATGAGGAAAGTGGACTGTCCCTCCGCTGGTCAGCCAGGCTGTCTCTCACAACACGCATCTTGGTCGTCAATGTCCTGGCCATTGCATTGCTGGCCGGCGGTCTGTTCTATCTCAACAATTATCGGGACAGGCTGACCGAAGAGCGTTTGACTCAAGCCCGAATGCAGCTGACCATTATCGCTGATGCCTTGTCCGCAGAAAATGCTGAACACAGAAATGCTCTCGTCCGTCAATTTTCCAGCCATTTGGGCGCCAGGCTCCGTCTTTACACTCCCGACGGAACGAAAATCACCGACAGTTTCGCGCTGGCCAAGCCGACATATGAATTTGTCGATCCGGATAGGGAACCCTTACGAAAGGATATCGCCCGCATATTGGACAGGACAATTGAAAGCGTCGTATTCAGCGCTCCTATTCCGGATTTCAGCGAACCGTCCGATGATATAGCGCGCAACTGGCCGGAGCTTGTCGCGGCCGGAACCGAACCGCAAGCGATCAGTTCCGTCAGCTTTGCGCCAGACCGGACTCCAGTGATTACCGCTGGCAAAGCGCTGCCCGACGGGACCGGTTCAATCCTTCTCACTGCCAACGCCCGCGATATAACGCGCATCGTGAGAGCGGAACGATCCAGTGTGCTTCTCGTGATATTGGTTGCCGCGACCGTATCGATCTTGCTCTCGTTATTTCTCGCCCGCACCATTGTCAGACCGATCAGAAAACTGGCCCGCGCCGCAGTCCGCGTTCGCATGGGAAGATCAGATGAAATCGCGATTCCCAGAATGCCGGGACGACGCGATGAAATCGGCCAGCTGAGTCGGGCGTTGTCCGACATGAGCGCTGCCCTGCGCCATCGTATCAACGCCACCGAGGCCTTTGCTGCCGACGTCAGCCATGAAATCAAAAACCCCCTCGCCTCGCTCAGATCAGCGCTCGAGGGGCTGGAACGGGTCGATGATCCGGACCTGCAAAGGCAGCTTCTCGATGTTGCCAACGACGATGTCCGTCGTATCGATCGGCTGATCAACGATATTTCCGATGCATCTCGAGTCGATGCCGAGCTGGCCCGGGCCAGATTTGACCCCATTGATATCGGCAATATGCTGGAGCAACTGCTCGCGGCACGGGAACAACGGGCCTCCAATCTGGGCGTTCATATCGCCTTCGCGCGACCGGCCAGGGATGTTGCCAAGGTAATGGGCGATGGCGGACGGCTGGAACGGGTTTTCAGCAATCTTCTGGACAATGCCGTCTCTTTTTCACCCGAAGGTGGTCTGGTGGAAATATTGGCAACCCCGGATGGTGATGAGATTGTCATCCATGTTGCGGATGAGGGACCAGGCGTTCAGCCGGAACAGCGAGAACAGGTCTTTCAGCGCTTCCATTCCGACCGGCCAGATGGCGAAGCCTTTGGAAAGCATAGCGGACTGGGGCTGGCGATCGCGAAAACGATCGTCGAAGGTCATCAGGGGACGATCAAGATTTTGGATCGACCTGGCGGACAATCGGGCGCCTGTTTTGAAATTCGCCTGCCAAAGGCACCAGAATGA
- a CDS encoding response regulator transcription factor, which produces MAANIALVDDDRNILTSVSIALQAEGFVTRVYSDSEAALHAILENPPDLAVFDIKMPKMDGLELLRRVREKSNVPVIFLTSKDEELDEALGLAMGADDYIKKPFSQRLLIARVRSILRRTEFIKSVDEGQDEEAAEPLVRGSLEMDPARHLVRWKDVNVTLTVTEFMILETLAHRPGVVKSRNQLMDAAYQDDVYVDDRTIDSHIKRLRRKFREVDSEFDAIDTLYGAGYRYTE; this is translated from the coding sequence ATGGCAGCCAATATTGCTCTTGTCGATGACGACCGCAATATATTGACCTCCGTGTCGATCGCTTTGCAGGCCGAAGGCTTTGTCACCCGTGTATATTCGGACAGCGAGGCGGCGCTTCATGCGATATTGGAGAATCCGCCGGACCTTGCAGTGTTCGATATTAAAATGCCGAAGATGGACGGGCTGGAACTGCTCAGAAGAGTCCGCGAAAAATCCAATGTGCCGGTGATCTTCCTGACCTCGAAGGATGAAGAGCTGGACGAGGCACTCGGCCTTGCAATGGGCGCTGATGATTATATCAAGAAACCGTTCTCGCAGCGGTTGCTGATCGCACGCGTCCGGTCCATATTGCGCCGCACGGAATTCATAAAATCCGTCGACGAGGGGCAGGACGAGGAAGCTGCAGAACCACTTGTTCGCGGAAGTCTCGAAATGGATCCGGCGCGCCATCTGGTGCGGTGGAAAGATGTAAACGTAACCCTGACCGTCACGGAATTCATGATTCTCGAGACTTTGGCCCATCGGCCGGGTGTCGTGAAAAGCCGGAACCAGTTGATGGACGCAGCCTATCAGGATGATGTCTATGTCGACGACCGGACGATCGACAGTCATATCAAGCGATTGCGGCGGAAATTCCGCGAAGTCGATTCTGAATTTGATGCAATAGATACGCTATATGGAGCCGGATATCGCTACACGGAATGA
- a CDS encoding phosphoenolpyruvate carboxykinase — protein sequence MPKVSSVTLNDQGFTNSGEQHWNLGAPALVEAAVSRGEGHLAKDGPLVVETGKHTGRSANDKFIVRDGETEDSVWWGKTNVGMTPDHFAALKEDFLAALAEKDTLFVQDLFGGSQPEHRVNVRIINELAWHNLFIRTMLVRPSSDELAAFDPEYTIIDLPSFKADPARHGTRSETVVAVNLTEKLILIGGTAYAGEMKKSVFGLLNYLLPLDSVMPMHCSANIGPEGDTAIFFGLSGTGKTTLSADASRVLIGDDEHGWSDTAVFNFEGGCYAKMIRLSEEAEPEIFATTRRFGTVLENVVMDPETRELDLDDNSKAENTRGAYPIEFIPNASEENMGPVPKNIIMLTADAFGVLPPISRLTPEQAMYHFLSGYTAKVAGTEIGVTEPEATFSTCFGAPFMPRHPSVYGNLLKERIAKGGVRCWLVNTGWTGGKYGEGNRMPIKATRALLNAALDGSLNDGEFRTDENFGFEVPISVSGVDSGILDPRSTWSDPSAYDETAQKLVKLFIDNFEQFAEHVDQNVREAAPTAA from the coding sequence GTGCCAAAAGTTTCGTCTGTAACGTTAAATGATCAAGGTTTTACCAATTCAGGCGAACAGCACTGGAATCTCGGTGCGCCCGCTCTGGTCGAAGCCGCTGTCTCCCGGGGCGAAGGTCATCTGGCCAAGGACGGTCCCCTGGTTGTCGAAACCGGTAAACACACCGGACGTTCCGCCAATGACAAGTTCATCGTGCGTGACGGCGAAACCGAAGACAGTGTCTGGTGGGGCAAAACCAATGTCGGGATGACGCCGGATCATTTTGCCGCGCTGAAGGAAGACTTTCTTGCTGCTTTGGCCGAGAAGGATACGTTGTTCGTGCAGGACCTTTTTGGTGGTTCGCAACCGGAACATCGGGTCAATGTCCGCATCATCAACGAACTGGCCTGGCACAATCTGTTCATCCGCACGATGCTGGTACGGCCGAGTTCAGACGAACTGGCGGCTTTCGATCCGGAATATACGATCATCGATCTGCCCAGCTTCAAGGCTGATCCAGCGCGTCATGGCACGCGCAGCGAAACCGTCGTCGCGGTCAATCTGACCGAGAAGCTGATCCTGATTGGCGGCACCGCTTATGCCGGTGAAATGAAGAAATCGGTTTTCGGTCTGCTCAACTATCTGCTGCCGCTCGATTCGGTCATGCCGATGCATTGCTCGGCCAATATCGGTCCGGAAGGCGATACCGCGATTTTCTTCGGCCTCTCGGGAACCGGCAAGACCACATTATCCGCTGATGCCAGCCGGGTGCTGATCGGCGATGACGAGCATGGCTGGTCGGATACTGCCGTGTTCAATTTCGAAGGCGGCTGTTACGCCAAGATGATCCGTCTTTCCGAAGAAGCGGAACCGGAAATTTTCGCGACCACACGCCGGTTCGGCACGGTGCTGGAAAATGTCGTGATGGATCCCGAAACCCGCGAACTGGATCTCGACGACAACAGCAAGGCGGAAAACACCCGTGGCGCTTATCCGATCGAATTCATCCCGAATGCTTCCGAAGAAAATATGGGTCCGGTACCCAAGAATATCATCATGCTGACCGCGGATGCATTCGGCGTATTGCCTCCGATCTCGCGGCTTACGCCAGAACAGGCGATGTATCATTTCCTTTCCGGCTATACCGCCAAGGTCGCCGGTACCGAAATCGGCGTGACCGAGCCGGAAGCGACTTTCTCGACCTGTTTCGGTGCACCGTTCATGCCGCGTCATCCGTCGGTTTACGGCAATCTGCTGAAAGAGCGGATCGCCAAGGGCGGCGTGCGTTGCTGGCTGGTCAACACCGGCTGGACCGGCGGGAAATATGGCGAAGGCAACCGGATGCCGATCAAGGCGACCCGGGCGTTGCTCAATGCCGCACTGGACGGCAGCCTGAACGACGGTGAATTCCGGACTGACGAGAATTTCGGCTTTGAAGTTCCGATCTCGGTATCGGGCGTAGACAGCGGGATTCTCGATCCCCGTTCGACCTGGTCTGACCCGAGCGCCTATGACGAAACCGCGCAAAAGCTGGTCAAATTGTTCATCGACAATTTCGAGCAATTTGCCGAGCATGTTGACCAGAATGTCCGGGAAGCGGCACCGACAGCAGCCTAG
- a CDS encoding alpha/beta hydrolase: MPDVIFTGPEGRLEGRFSPGPRDRAPVAMILHPHPQAGGTMNDRITQAMYKTFVKRGFATLRFNFRGVGRSQGVFDNGIGELSDAAAALDWVQSFHPEAQTTWIAGYSFGAWIGMQLLMRRPEIRGFISVSPPANMYDFNFLAPCPSSGIIVQGVNDEVVTPSAVQKLVDKLRTQKHITIHHDEIPRANHFYENEMELLMGSIDNYLDMRLAPDSPIK; the protein is encoded by the coding sequence ATGCCTGACGTAATTTTTACCGGACCCGAAGGCCGCCTCGAAGGCCGCTTTAGCCCAGGACCCCGTGACCGCGCACCGGTTGCGATGATATTGCATCCCCATCCGCAAGCGGGCGGGACGATGAACGACCGGATCACGCAGGCCATGTACAAGACATTCGTCAAACGCGGCTTCGCAACGCTGCGGTTCAATTTTCGCGGCGTCGGTCGCTCGCAGGGCGTATTCGACAATGGCATTGGCGAATTGTCCGATGCTGCGGCTGCACTCGACTGGGTGCAGAGCTTCCATCCCGAAGCCCAGACGACCTGGATCGCCGGCTACAGCTTTGGCGCCTGGATCGGCATGCAGCTTCTGATGCGCCGTCCGGAAATCCGCGGCTTCATCTCGGTATCTCCACCAGCGAACATGTATGATTTCAACTTCCTGGCACCCTGCCCGTCATCGGGTATCATTGTGCAGGGCGTGAATGATGAAGTCGTCACCCCCAGCGCGGTCCAGAAACTGGTCGACAAGCTGCGGACGCAAAAGCACATCACCATCCATCACGACGAAATTCCCCGCGCCAACCATTTTTACGAAAATGAAATGGAATTGCTGATGGGCTCGATCGACAATTATCTCGACATGCGGCTTGCACCGGATTCGCCGATTAAATAG
- a CDS encoding cysteine desulfurase family protein, whose protein sequence is MTDPKRIYLDYAATAPMLDAAKKACAEGFEHWANPSSPHGDGRAAQAMLENARRRFKDALGWKGDVIFTSGASEAVQIALTKSKPETQFVSPVEHDVVLRFAKNAKMIPVDTDGLVVPMNLNHLLKSAEEPALVAIQSVNNETGVIQDLDSLAKVVRDRGGYLLADCSQSIGKMPLPDADLIIVAGHKFGGPPGVGALLVKDLRLLEADGGQEQGYRSGTQNLPYIMGMTAALEAPANWAGRAAELRQHLDDAIKKEGGSVIAEKAPRIATIASYHMPGVAANTQLIKFDMAGFSVSAGSACSSGTLKTSHVLEAMGTDPQVAREVIRVSIGRDTSRTHIYAFIDKWKSIFAASRQS, encoded by the coding sequence GTGACCGACCCCAAACGTATCTATCTCGACTATGCCGCTACCGCGCCGATGCTCGATGCAGCCAAGAAAGCCTGCGCGGAGGGTTTTGAACATTGGGCCAACCCGTCTTCACCGCATGGCGACGGCCGCGCCGCTCAAGCGATGCTGGAGAATGCCCGTCGGCGATTCAAGGATGCGCTGGGCTGGAAGGGCGATGTTATCTTTACCAGTGGGGCGAGCGAAGCGGTTCAGATCGCGCTAACGAAATCCAAGCCGGAGACGCAATTTGTCTCGCCGGTAGAGCATGATGTGGTTCTGCGATTCGCCAAAAATGCGAAAATGATTCCGGTCGACACGGACGGTTTGGTCGTTCCCATGAACCTGAACCACCTGCTGAAGTCTGCGGAGGAACCGGCGCTGGTGGCAATCCAGTCGGTTAATAATGAAACCGGTGTGATCCAGGACCTGGATTCGCTGGCGAAAGTCGTGCGCGACCGGGGCGGCTATCTGCTGGCCGATTGTTCGCAATCGATCGGAAAAATGCCATTGCCGGATGCCGATCTGATCATTGTAGCAGGCCATAAATTCGGCGGACCTCCGGGCGTTGGGGCGCTTCTGGTCAAGGATCTCCGGCTGCTCGAAGCCGATGGCGGGCAGGAGCAGGGCTATCGGTCCGGGACGCAGAACCTGCCTTATATCATGGGGATGACCGCGGCCCTGGAGGCACCTGCCAACTGGGCAGGCCGAGCGGCGGAATTGCGCCAGCATCTTGATGATGCGATAAAGAAAGAGGGTGGTTCCGTGATTGCCGAGAAGGCTCCCCGCATTGCGACGATCGCCAGCTATCACATGCCCGGGGTTGCCGCCAATACCCAGTTGATCAAATTTGATATGGCCGGATTTTCGGTTTCTGCCGGCAGCGCCTGTTCATCGGGGACGCTGAAGACCAGCCATGTGCTCGAAGCCATGGGAACCGACCCGCAAGTGGCGCGCGAAGTGATCCGGGTCAGCATCGGACGGGACACAAGCCGGACTCATATTTACGCCTTCATCGACAAGTGGAAGTCGATATTCGCGGCATCCCGGCAGAGCTGA
- a CDS encoding cysteine desulfurase family protein gives MNPIYLDNQATTPLAPEVFDAMVPWLKDGFGNPHSPHILGRRAAAAVEVAREQVAALLPPGGRVIFTGSATEAINLAMGAVRTQPGRNEIAIIDTEHAAVRDTALWYGTQGFETRLLPVDQQGLIILEELEACLGPQTALVGAMLVNNEIGVIQPVDQITEMAHRAGALMLCDAVQGFGRIDIPGQADLIALSGHKIYGPKGIGALWVRDGINVPPLIHGGGQEQGIRSGTLSPALCAGLGAAAKLSAERQQEDMLHIASLADKARSLFSDWTVNGSLDQRYPGNLNIRREGLDVARLMSDVRGVAFSAGSACASGSGRPSHVLAALGMGSAQIKSSIRLGFGRYNSIDDVEQAARLINRAAESQLS, from the coding sequence ATGAACCCGATCTATCTCGACAATCAGGCAACCACGCCGCTTGCTCCAGAGGTATTTGATGCGATGGTGCCATGGCTGAAGGATGGCTTTGGCAATCCGCACAGTCCCCATATATTGGGTCGTAGGGCTGCTGCTGCCGTGGAAGTCGCGCGCGAACAGGTTGCCGCATTGCTGCCCCCCGGCGGGCGCGTGATTTTCACGGGAAGTGCGACGGAAGCGATCAATCTGGCAATGGGTGCGGTCAGAACTCAGCCAGGTCGCAACGAGATCGCAATCATCGACACCGAGCATGCGGCGGTTCGCGATACTGCGCTCTGGTATGGCACGCAGGGTTTTGAAACCAGACTGCTTCCCGTCGATCAGCAGGGGCTGATCATATTAGAAGAACTGGAAGCATGTTTGGGGCCGCAAACCGCGCTGGTTGGTGCGATGCTGGTCAATAACGAAATTGGCGTTATCCAGCCTGTCGATCAAATCACCGAAATGGCGCATCGTGCTGGCGCGCTGATGCTTTGTGACGCGGTGCAGGGGTTCGGCCGGATTGATATTCCCGGCCAGGCCGATCTGATCGCGCTTTCCGGCCACAAGATTTACGGCCCCAAGGGCATTGGCGCGCTTTGGGTGCGAGACGGTATCAATGTGCCGCCGCTGATCCATGGCGGTGGCCAGGAGCAGGGAATTCGGTCGGGCACGCTTTCTCCGGCTCTATGCGCGGGGCTGGGCGCTGCGGCCAAATTAAGTGCAGAGCGCCAGCAAGAGGATATGCTGCATATCGCCAGCCTCGCCGACAAGGCGCGCAGCCTTTTCTCTGACTGGACGGTGAATGGCTCGCTTGATCAGCGCTATCCCGGCAATCTCAATATCCGCCGCGAGGGGCTCGATGTTGCCCGCCTGATGTCCGATGTTCGCGGCGTGGCCTTTTCCGCCGGCTCGGCCTGCGCCAGCGGCTCTGGCCGGCCAAGTCATGTACTGGCCGCTCTGGGGATGGGCTCTGCGCAGATCAAATCATCCATTCGGCTAGGCTTTGGACGGTATAACAGTATAGACGATGTGGAACAGGCGGCGCGCCTGATCAATCGAGCCGCGGAGAGTCAGCTATCATGA
- a CDS encoding 2Fe-2S iron-sulfur cluster-binding protein yields MKKITVHFVSSDGEKTVTAEASEGDNLLTVAQIHDQPLEGTCEGQMACSTCHVIVESADFDRLPEATEMEEDMLDLAAGARRTSRLACQITLTADLDGLTVHMPVESHNMQIV; encoded by the coding sequence ATGAAGAAGATCACCGTCCATTTTGTCAGCTCTGACGGAGAAAAAACGGTTACTGCAGAGGCATCGGAAGGCGACAATCTGCTCACCGTCGCACAAATCCACGACCAGCCTCTCGAAGGTACGTGCGAAGGCCAGATGGCCTGCTCGACCTGCCATGTCATTGTTGAATCAGCGGATTTTGACAGATTGCCCGAAGCGACAGAGATGGAAGAGGATATGCTTGATCTGGCCGCTGGGGCACGCCGGACTAGCCGACTGGCTTGCCAGATCACACTCACAGCGGACCTTGATGGCCTGACGGTGCATATGCCGGTTGAGAGCCATAATATGCAGATCGTCTAA
- a CDS encoding DNA polymerase III subunit gamma/tau, producing the protein MSDSQDIFAATGVDAPDQPAPAAAQPYRVLARKYRPSKFSELIGQDAMVQTLGNAIKRDRLAHAFLMTGVRGVGKTSTARLIAKALNCIGEDGEGGPTIDPCGQCEPCQSIATGSFIDVIEMDAASHTGVDDVREIIEAVRYSSVSARYKIYIIDEVHMLSKNAFNALLKTLEEPPPHVKFIFATTEVHKVPITVLSRCQRFDLKRISADQLSQHFGMIVGKEGVSAEQEALDLIAQAAEGSVRDGLSILDQAIAHADMDGDGEVKAAQIRDMLGLSDRSAVRRLFAQLLEGDSAALLDAIAEQYRIGVEPLSLMNGLLSLSHQVTLFKVGRASDPTLSDAARQQFSDWSEQLSYPVLHRLWQLLLKGYQEVQQAHLPREACEMALLRVLCAADMPDPGKLGKMLEQSRPATASAPENQQSAPPVAEPVAQMIAEPVAPQKQHEPQTGALPSKFTDIVTAVGRVSAVLESILIADMRVVSLNAPDLVYQPVRTIAEADIRKIAGALKQETGQEWNITEGPGEAEPSLAEQEQMARDAERQAILDAPLVKAAFEAFPDAVLLENDDPRPQESRSA; encoded by the coding sequence ATGTCCGATTCACAAGATATATTCGCGGCCACCGGTGTCGACGCGCCGGATCAGCCCGCTCCGGCTGCGGCTCAACCCTATCGGGTGCTGGCGCGCAAATATCGGCCGTCAAAATTTTCTGAGCTGATCGGTCAAGATGCAATGGTCCAGACGCTGGGCAACGCGATCAAGCGCGACCGGCTTGCGCATGCGTTTCTGATGACTGGCGTACGTGGCGTCGGCAAAACATCCACTGCCAGGTTGATTGCTAAGGCGCTGAACTGCATCGGCGAAGATGGGGAGGGCGGCCCGACGATCGATCCCTGCGGTCAGTGCGAACCTTGCCAGAGCATCGCCACAGGCAGCTTTATCGATGTAATCGAAATGGATGCCGCAAGCCATACGGGCGTCGACGATGTCCGGGAGATTATCGAAGCGGTGCGCTATTCATCGGTTTCGGCGCGCTATAAAATCTACATCATCGACGAAGTGCACATGCTGTCGAAAAATGCTTTCAATGCGCTTTTGAAGACGCTCGAAGAGCCGCCGCCGCATGTGAAATTCATTTTCGCCACGACCGAAGTCCACAAGGTCCCGATCACCGTCCTGTCGCGTTGTCAGCGCTTTGACCTGAAGCGGATCAGCGCCGATCAGCTATCGCAACATTTCGGCATGATCGTCGGGAAAGAAGGCGTGTCCGCAGAGCAGGAAGCGCTGGATCTGATCGCACAGGCAGCCGAAGGCTCGGTTCGCGATGGTCTTTCGATTCTCGATCAGGCGATTGCCCATGCCGATATGGATGGCGATGGCGAGGTCAAGGCTGCCCAGATCCGCGACATGCTTGGTCTTTCGGATCGCAGTGCGGTCCGGCGGCTGTTTGCCCAATTGCTCGAAGGCGATTCGGCTGCGCTACTGGATGCGATCGCCGAACAATATAGGATTGGCGTCGAACCGCTGTCGCTGATGAACGGGCTGCTTTCGCTCTCGCATCAAGTGACCCTGTTCAAGGTTGGCAGAGCGAGTGATCCGACACTGTCAGACGCCGCCCGGCAGCAATTTTCCGACTGGTCGGAACAGCTTTCCTATCCGGTGCTGCATCGGCTCTGGCAGTTGCTGCTCAAGGGCTATCAGGAAGTTCAGCAAGCGCATCTGCCGCGCGAAGCCTGCGAAATGGCGCTGCTACGTGTGCTTTGTGCCGCCGATATGCCCGATCCGGGAAAACTGGGGAAAATGCTGGAGCAGAGCAGGCCGGCGACCGCCAGCGCGCCGGAAAATCAACAATCTGCACCACCCGTGGCCGAACCTGTCGCGCAGATGATTGCTGAGCCCGTTGCTCCGCAAAAGCAGCATGAACCGCAAACTGGCGCGCTGCCCTCCAAATTCACCGATATTGTCACCGCCGTCGGCCGGGTTTCCGCTGTTCTGGAAAGCATATTGATTGCCGACATGCGGGTCGTTTCGCTCAATGCACCCGACCTTGTCTATCAGCCGGTGCGTACAATCGCCGAGGCAGATATCCGGAAAATTGCCGGAGCGCTGAAGCAGGAAACCGGTCAGGAGTGGAATATCACCGAAGGGCCGGGTGAAGCGGAGCCGAGCCTCGCCGAACAGGAACAGATGGCCAGAGATGCTGAACGACAGGCAATATTGGATGCGCCGCTGGTAAAAGCCGCTTTTGAAGCTTTTCCCGATGCCGTCCTGCTGGAAAATGACGACCCACGCCCACAAGAATCAAGGAGCGCTTAG
- a CDS encoding YbaB/EbfC family nucleoid-associated protein, giving the protein MKSMEEMMKAAQEAAQQVQTQMEEAQKKLDSIEVEGQAGGGLVKVKATAKGRVIAVTIDESLMKPDDKQMLEDLVAAAFNDARNRADTVSSEEMGKMTSGMQLPPGFKLPF; this is encoded by the coding sequence ATGAAATCGATGGAAGAAATGATGAAAGCCGCGCAGGAAGCGGCGCAGCAGGTTCAGACCCAGATGGAGGAAGCGCAAAAGAAGCTTGATAGCATCGAAGTGGAAGGCCAGGCCGGCGGCGGACTGGTCAAGGTCAAGGCAACGGCAAAAGGACGTGTGATCGCGGTGACGATAGACGAAAGCCTGATGAAGCCCGACGATAAGCAGATGCTGGAAGATCTGGTCGCGGCGGCGTTCAATGACGCCCGCAATCGTGCCGACACGGTGAGCAGCGAGGAAATGGGCAAGATGACCAGCGGTATGCAGTTACCCCCAGGTTTTAAACTGCCATTCTAG